In Oryza sativa Japonica Group chromosome 11, ASM3414082v1, the following are encoded in one genomic region:
- the LOC4349704 gene encoding protein ZINC INDUCED FACILITATOR 1 — MSEEAPPSPVMRPVFYDGCPGCAMERKLESSQGIPYKEFFFVGITTIASSLPISSLFPFLYFMIEDLHVAKKEQDIGLYAGFLGASYMIGRCFASLFWGVVADRIGRKPIIKFSILSVVIFNTLFGLSVKYWMAIATRFLLGALNGMLAPIKAYSIEVCRPEHQALGLSIVSTGWGVGLVVGPAIGGYFAQPAKQYPNVFSEKSIFGRFPYFLPCLCISLIALVVLISCIWLPETLHKHKDTEGEIEMIDNSRSTLEEDSHKQKSLYKNWPLISSIIAYCVFTLHDTAYSEIFSLWAVSEKRYGGLSFSSKEVGQVLAVAGAGLLVYQLFIYRSVHKFLGSINSSRIASALSVPILATYPFMTHLSGFRLGIALYLGTILKGVLSITIITGTSLLQNNAVSQSQRGAANGISTTAMSFFKAIAPAGAGALFSWAQERQNEAFFPGDQMIFFILNVIELIGLALTFKPFLAIPN, encoded by the exons ATGAGTGAGGAGGCACCGCCATCGCCGGTGATGAGGCCGGTGTTCTACGATGGCTGCCCCGGCTGCGCCATGGAACGGAAGCTGGAGAGCAGCCAAGGCATCCCCTACAAGGAGTTCTTCTTTGTTGGGATCACCACCATTGCCTCTT CTTTACCAATATCCTCGTTGTTCCCATTCCTCTACTTCATG ATAGAAGATCTGCATGTGGCAAAAAAGGAACAAGATATTGGATTATACGCTGGATTTCTTG GTGCATCATATATGATCGGTAGATGTTTTGCCTCACTCTTTTGGGGTGTAGTTGCAGATCGTATAGGGAGGAAGCCTATCattaaattttctattttatcaGT GGTCATATTCAACACTCTGTTCGGATTAAGTGTGAAGTATTGGATGGCAATCGCCACAAGATTCCTTCTTGGTGCTCTAAATGGCATGCTGGCCCCAATAAAG GCTTATTCCATTGAAGTTTGTCGACCTGAACATCAAGCTCTAGGATTATCAATA GTAAGCACTGGTTGGGGCGTAGGGCTTGTTGTGGGTCCAGCCATTGGAGGCTACTTTGCACAG ccTGCTAAGCAATATCCAAATGTATTTTCCGAGAAGTCAATATTTGGGAG GTTCCCATACTTCTTGCCATGCCTTTGTATCTCACTCATTGCTCTTGTTGTTCTTATAAGCTGCATATGGCTACCG GAGACACTTCATAAGCATAAAGATACTGAAGGTGAAATTGAAATGATTGACAACTCAAGAAGTACACTTGAAGAAGATTCACATAAACAGAAGAGTCTCTACAAGAACTGGCCATTGATATCCTCTATTATTGCATATTGTGTTTTCACCCTTCATGATACAGCATATAGTGAG ATATTTTCCTTATGGGCTGTAAGTGAGAAAAGATATGGTGGGTTAAGTTTTTCGTCTAAAGAAGTTGGTCAAGTTCTTGCAGTTGCAG GTGCTGGTCTACTTGTGTATCAGCTTTTCATCTATAGATCGGTCCATAAATTTCTTGGATCCATCAATTCATCTCGTATTGCATCA GCTTTATCTGTACCAATTCTCGCTACTTATCCCTTTATGACACACTTGTCAGGGTTTAGACTTGGAATAGCTCTTTACCTTGGAACCATTTTAAAGGGTGTTTTATCA ATAACTATCATAACGGGCACTTCCCTACTCCAAAATAATGCGGTT TCACAAAGTCAAAGAGGTGCTGCAAATGGCATATCTACGACGGCAATGTCATTCTTCAAGGCAATTGCtccagcaggagcaggagctcT GTTCTCTTGGGCCCAAGAACGCCAAAATGAAGCCTTCTTCCCAG GGGATCAAATGATATTCTTTATTCTGAATGTGATTGAATTAATTGGACTTGCGTTGACCTTCAAGCCGTTCCTGGCAATACCAAATTAA
- the LOC136354091 gene encoding metacaspase-9, whose protein sequence is MERGQKKKLATLVGCNYAGTPNELQGCINDVAAMRDALVARFGFAPADVTVLTDDRGSPVLPTGANIKRALADMVARAAPGDVLFFHYSGHGTLVPPVKGRRHGHGECDEAIVPCDFNLITDVDFRRLVDRVPRGASFTMVSDSCHSGGLIDLEKEQIGPSVLAAGAAPAAAAASTTATRATAARFLPYAAVVEHLSGVSGVDAAHHVADHLLALFGADASAKFHRDAEQPVRTDDDGILLSGCQTDETSADVPGDDEVAAGGKACGAFSNAIQTVLASHPAPVSNRQLVSMARAVLSDQGFEQHPCLYCSDGNAETPFLWQEEDKKKTVTAAAEQAMTAL, encoded by the coding sequence ATGGAGAGGGGTCAGAAGAAGAAGCTGGCGACGTTGGTCGGGTGCAACTACGCCGGCACGCCCAACGAGCTGCAGGGCTGCATCAACGACGTCGCCGCGATGCGCGACGCCCTCGTCGCCCGCTTCGGCTTCGCGCCGGCCGACGTCACCGTGCTCACCGACGACCGCGGCTCGCCGGTGCTCCCCACCGGCGCCAACATCAAGCGCGCGCTGGCCGACATGGTCGCCCGCGCGGCGCCCGGCGACGTTCTCTTCTTCCACTACAGCGGCCACGGCACGCTCGTCCCGCCGGTGAAGgggcgccgccacggccacggcgAGTGCGACGAGGCCATCGTGCCCTGCGACTTCAACCTCATCACCGACGTCGACTTCCGCCGGCTCGTGGACCGCGTGCCGCGCGGCGCGAGCTTCACCATGGTGTCCGACTCGTGCCACAGCGGCGGGCTCATCGACCTCGAGAAGGAGCAGATCGGCCcctccgtcctcgccgccggcgccgcaccggccgctgctgctgcttccacGACGGccacgcgcgccaccgccgcgcggtTCCTGCCGTACGCCGCCGTTGTCGAACACCTCTCCGGCGTCTCGGGCGTCGACGCCGCCCACCACGTCGCCGACCACCTCCTCGCGCTCTTCGGCGCGGACGCCAGCGCCAAGTTCCACCGCGACGCCGAACAGCCGGTGcgcaccgacgacgacggcatccTGCTGAGCGGGTGCCAGACGGACGAGACGTCGGCGGACGTGCCGGGGGAcgacgaggtggcggcgggcggcaaGGCGTGCGGCGCGTTCAGCAACGCGATACAGACCGTGCTGGCGTCGCACCCGGCGCCGGTGAGCAACCGGCAGCTGGTGAGCATGGCCAGGGCGGTGCTGAGCGATCAGGGGTTCGAGCAGCACCCGTGCCTCTACTGCAGCGACGGCAACGCCGAGACGCCATTCCTGTGGCAAGAGGAGGACAAGAAGAAGACGGTtaccgcggcggcggagcaggccaTGACGGCGCTCTGA